A window from Zonotrichia albicollis isolate bZonAlb1 chromosome 8, bZonAlb1.hap1, whole genome shotgun sequence encodes these proteins:
- the TMEM121 gene encoding transmembrane protein 121 → MVLPPPDRRHVCLTTIVIMTSMAFMDAYLVEQNQGPRKIGVCIIVLVGDICFLIVLRYVAVWVGAEVKTAKRGYAMILWFLYIFVLEIKLYFIFQNYKADKKNLETVARKALTLLLSICVPGLYLVLVALDSMEYIRTFRKKEDLRGRLFWVALDLLDILDIQANLWEPHRTGLPIWAEGLMFFYCYILLLILPCVSLSEISMQGEHIAPQKMMLYPVLSLVTINIVTIFIRAINMILFQDSRVSTIFIGKNIIAIATKACTFLEYKRQVKEFPQNAIALELQQNSLSHNQTLHSAQGIPHEPSPTSEILDT, encoded by the coding sequence ATGGTGCTGCCGCCGCCCGACCGGCGCCACGTCTGCCTCACCACCATCGTCATCATGACCAGCATGGCCTTCATGGACGCCTACCTGGTGGAGCAGAACCAAGGGCCCCGCAAGATCGGCGTCTGCATCATCGTGCTGGTCGGGGACATCTGCTTCCTCATCGTGCTGCGCTACGTGGCCGTGTGGGTGGGCGCCGAGGTGAAGACGGCCAAGCGGGGCTATGCCATGATCCTGTGGTTCCTCTACATCTTCGTGCTGGAGATCAAGCTGTATTTCATCTTTCAGAATTACAAAGCGGACAAGAAGAACCTGGAGACGGTGGCCAGGAAAGCTCTGAccctgctgctctccatctGTGTGCCGGGGCTCTACCTGGTGCTGGTGGCCTTGGACAGCATGGAGTACATACGGACCTTTCGGAAGAAAGAGGACCTGCGGGGACGCCTCTTCTGGGTGGCCCTCGACCTGCTGGATATCTTGGACATCCAGGCCAACCTGTGGGAGCCACACAGGACCGGCCTGCCCATCTGGGCAGAGGGGCTCATGTTCTTCTACTGCTACATACTCCTCCTGATCCTGCCTTGCGTGTCCCTCAGTGAGATCAGCATGCAAGGGGAGCACATTGCCCCGCAAAAAATGATGCTCTACCCCGTCCTCAGCCTGGTCACCATCAACATCGTCACCATCTTCATCCGGGCCATCAACATGATCTTGTTCCAGGACAGCAGGGTCTCCACCATCTTTATCGGCAAGAACATCATCGCCATCGCCACCAAGGCGTGCACCTTCCTGGAGTACAAGCGGCAGGTGAAGGAGTTCCCACAGAACGCCATCgccctggagctccagcagaactcCCTCTCGCACAACCAGACCCTGCACAGCGCACAGGGCATCCCCCACGAGCCGTCGCCCACCAGCGAGATCCTGGACACATGA